One window of the Salvelinus fontinalis isolate EN_2023a chromosome 2, ASM2944872v1, whole genome shotgun sequence genome contains the following:
- the LOC129830311 gene encoding stannin-like, with product MYITDHSPTTGVVTIVVILIAVAALGVLICGCWCYLLLQRIGQSEDEESIVGEGETKEPFLMVQYSTRGPHVEHKTKLAHNGTENHT from the coding sequence ATGTACATCACAGACCACAGCCCAACTACTGGGGTGGTGACAATCGTAGTGATCCTCATTGCTGTTGCTGCCCTCGGTGTTCTCATCTGCGGATGTTGGTGCTACCTTCTCCTGCAGCGGATTGGCCAGTCTGAAGATGAGGAGAGTATTGTAGGAGAGGGCGAGACCAAGGAGCCCTTCCTGATGGTACAGTACTCCACCAGGGGCCCTCACGTCGAGCACAAAACCAAGCTCGCCCACAACGGCACTGAGAATCACACTTAA
- the LOC129830302 gene encoding recQ-mediated genome instability protein 2-like produces MDSGQISGEKKKSPPIKVLSSQLREGKDNRLNGKLEFNIKRLGQWKNTALVVSVVWMQGTILEVRSDHNTVLLLDETGTFVVNGVNNIPKGNPCLLQGNYVMVMGMIQALSPEPVLRAVKMADLSERAAIHRKMWKLEVEDLQQTLT; encoded by the exons ATGGACTCTGGACAAATTTCAGGCGAAAAGAAGAAAAGTCCTCCTATCAAAGTTCTTTCCAGCCAACTCCGAGAGGGAAAAGATAACCGATTGAATGGCAAGCTCGAATTTAATATAAAAAGACTGGGACAATGGAAAAACACTGCACTTGTAGTCTCTGTGGTTTGGATGCAAGGGACAATACTGGAAGTTCGGTCGGATCACAACACGGTCCTTCTTTTGGACGAGACAGGGACATTCGTTGTCAATGGCGTCAACAACATTCCTAAGGGCAACCCATGCCTACTTCAGG GTAACTATGTCATGGTGATGGGGATGATCCAGGCCCTCTCTCCAGAACCTGTCCTTCGCGCGGTAAAGATGGCAGACCTCTCTGAACGTGCTGCGATTCACAGAAAAATGTGGAAGTTGGAGGTGGAAGACCTTCAGCAGACGCTCACGTAG
- the LOC129830339 gene encoding ubiquitin domain-containing protein UBFD1-like: protein MATQDGNEEVVMETEATLKEPQPLCENVGEGNAEVSETVSRTDNAGESSSTQDSTVSNGDDSDEGKEMVDLKIIWNKNKYDLKIPLDGTGAKLKERIHSLTGLPPAMQKVMYKGLLPEDKTLREIKVTNGAKIMVVGSTINDVLAVNTPKEVIQQEVKAEENKKEPLCRQKQHRKVLDKGKPEDIMPSVKGTKERLPTVPLAGMYNKSGGKVRLTFKLEQDQLWIGTKERTEKIPMGSIKHVVTEPIEGHEDYHMMAFQLGPTEASQYWVYWVPIQFVDAIKDTVLGKWQYF, encoded by the exons ATGGCGACCCAGGATG GAAATGAAGAAGTCGTAATGGAAACTGAAGCCACTTTGAAAGAGCCACAACCACTGTGTGAAAATGTTGGCGAAGGGAATGCTGAAGTATCGGAAACTGTGTCTCGGACAGATAATGCCGGGGAAAGCTCTTCAACTCAGGACTCTACTGTCAGCAATGGAGATGACAGtgatgaaggaaaggagatggTGGATCTAAAGATTATTTGGAACAAGAATAAGTATGATCTCAAAATTCCTTTAGATGGCACTGGAGCCAAACTGAAAGAGCGAATCCATTCACTCACTG GTCTTCCACCTGCTATGCAGAAAGTGATGTACAAGGGACTGCTACCAGAAGACAAGACGCTACGTGAAATTAAAGTTACAAATGGTGCAAAAATAATGGTGGTTGGATCTACAATAAATGATGTACTAGCTGTAAATACTCCAAAAGAGGTTATTCAGCAGGAAGTTAAAGCTGAAGAAAACAAAAAGGAACCTTTGTGTCGGCAAAAA CAACACAGAAAGGTGTTGGACAAAGGCAAACCAGAGGACATAATGCCATCTGTTAAAGGAACAAAG GAACGCTTACCAACAGTGCCTTTAGCCGGAATGTACAACAAATCTGGTGGAAAAGTTCGTCTCACCTTCAAACTGGAACAAGATCAACTGTGGATTGGAACTAAGG agaggacagagaaaatcCCAATGGGCTCCATCAAACATGTGGTGACTGAACCCATTGAAGGCCATGAGGATTATCACATGATG GCATTTCAGTTGGGTCCAACAGAAGCCTCTCAGTATTGGGTCTACTGGGTGCCAATTCAGTTTGTTGATGCAATCAAAGACACAGTCCTTGGAAAGTGGCAGTATTTCTAA